The following coding sequences are from one Mustela lutreola isolate mMusLut2 chromosome 5, mMusLut2.pri, whole genome shotgun sequence window:
- the LOC131832382 gene encoding annexin A2-like translates to MSTVHEILCKLSLEGDHSTPPSAYGSVKAYTNFDAERDALNIETAIKTKGVDEVTIVNILTNRSNEQRQDIAFAYQRRTKKELASALKSALSGHLETVILSLLKTPAQYDASELKASMKGLGTDEDSLIEIICSRTNQELQEINRVYKEMYKTDLEKDIVSDTSGDFRKLMVALAKGRRAEDGSVIDYELIDQDARDLYDAGVKRKGTDVPKWISIMTEWSVCHLQKVFDRYKSYSPYDMLESIKKEVKGDLENAFLNLVQCIQNKPLYFADRLYDSMKGKGTRDKVLIRIMVSRSEVDMLKIRSEFKRKYGKSLYYYIQQDTKGDYQKALLYLCGGDD, encoded by the coding sequence ATGTCTACTGTTCACGAAATTCTCTGCAAGCTCAGCTTGGAGGGTGATCACTCCACGCCCCCAAGTGCATATGGGTCGGTCAAAGCATACACCAATTTTGATGCTGAGCGTGATGCTCTGAACATTGAAACGGCCATCAAGACCAAAGGTGTGGATGAGGTCACCATTGTCAACATTTTGACCAACCGCAGCAATGAACAGAGACAGGATATTGCCTTCGCCTACCAGAGAAGGACCAAAAAGGAACTTGCATCAGCGCTGAAATCAGCCTTGTCCGGCCACCTGGAGACAGTGATTTTGAGCCTATTAAAAACACCTGCTCAGTATGACGCTTCTGAGCTGAAAGCCTCCATGAAGGGACTGGGGACTGATGAGGACTCCCTCATTGAGATCATCTGCTCAAGGACCAACCAAGAGCTTCAGGAAATTAACAGAGTCTACAAGGAAATGTACAAGACTGATCTGGAGAAGGACATCGTTTCTGACACATCTGGTGACTTCCGCAAGCTGATGGTTGCCCTTGCAAAGGGTAGAAGAGCAGAGGATGGCTCTGTCATTGATTATGAACTGATTGACCAAGATGCCCGGGATCTCTACGATGCCGGAGTGAAGAGGAAAGGTACTGATGTACCTAAGTGGATCAGCATCATGACTGAGTGGAGTGTGTGTCATCTCCAGAAAGTATTTGATAGGTACAAGAGCTACAGCCCTTATGACATGTTGGAGAGCATCAAGAAGGAGGTCAAAGGAGACCTGGAAAATGCTTTCCTAAACCTGGTCCAGTGCATTCAGAATAAGCCCCTGTATTTTGCTGACCGGCTGTACGACTCCATGAAGGGCAAGGGGACTCGTGATAAAGTTCTGATAAGAATCATGGTCTCTCGCAGTGAAGTGGACATGTTGAAAATTAGGTCTGAATTCAAGAGAAAGTATGGCAAGTCCCTGTATTACTACATCCAGCAAGACACGAAGGGCGACTACCAGAAAGCGCTGCTGTACCTGTGTGGTGGGGATGACTGA